The following are from one region of the Rosistilla carotiformis genome:
- a CDS encoding 2-hydroxyacid dehydrogenase: MKVFITRQIPAAGLDRISSVCDCDVWPERMPPSRDQLQQRAAGCDGVLTLLSDRIDAEFFDAVGPQLKVVSNFAVGYNNIDVAEATRRGIAVGNTPGVLTEATADIAVGLLLAAARRMREGIDNVTNQEWATWEPMGFIGQDLVGKTIGIVGMGRIGAAVARRLHFGWGMSVLYTSRSDKPEIDDQMNARRVELSTLLTESDFVSVHTDLNPQTEKMFGDAAFAQMKPTSVLVNTARGGIIDQEALHQALQSGTIFAAGLDVTEPEPLAADSPLRGLSNCVILPHVGSGTVASRDAMATIAADNLLAGLQGNPLPHQVE; encoded by the coding sequence ATGAAAGTCTTTATTACCCGTCAGATTCCCGCCGCGGGACTCGATCGAATTTCCAGCGTTTGCGATTGCGACGTCTGGCCCGAACGCATGCCCCCATCGCGCGATCAATTGCAACAACGCGCCGCCGGATGCGACGGAGTGCTGACGCTCTTAAGCGACCGGATCGACGCGGAATTCTTCGATGCCGTCGGGCCGCAATTGAAAGTCGTCAGCAATTTTGCGGTCGGATACAACAACATCGATGTCGCCGAAGCGACGCGCCGCGGGATCGCCGTTGGCAACACGCCCGGCGTGCTGACCGAAGCGACGGCAGACATCGCCGTGGGCCTGTTGTTGGCCGCGGCACGCCGGATGCGGGAAGGAATCGACAACGTCACCAACCAGGAGTGGGCCACTTGGGAACCGATGGGCTTCATCGGCCAAGACCTCGTGGGCAAAACGATTGGGATCGTCGGGATGGGGCGGATTGGGGCTGCGGTCGCGCGGCGACTGCACTTTGGGTGGGGCATGTCGGTGCTGTACACATCGCGCAGCGACAAGCCGGAAATCGACGACCAAATGAACGCACGGCGTGTTGAGCTTTCCACGCTGTTGACCGAAAGCGACTTCGTCTCCGTTCACACCGATCTGAACCCTCAAACCGAGAAGATGTTCGGCGACGCAGCGTTCGCTCAAATGAAGCCGACAAGCGTGCTGGTCAACACGGCTCGCGGAGGGATCATCGATCAGGAAGCGTTGCACCAGGCGCTGCAATCGGGAACGATCTTCGCCGCGGGGTTGGATGTAACCGAACCGGAACCGTTGGCAGCGGACAGCCCGTTGCGCGGACTCAGCAATTGCGTGATCCTGCCGCACGTGGGCAGTGGCACCGTCGCCAGTCGCGATGCGATGGCAACGATCGCGGCAGACAATCTACTGGCGGGTCTGCAAGGAAACCCCTTGCCGCATCAGGTGGAATGA
- a CDS encoding S41 family peptidase: MLREHTGWRPSLALLACLMAGPSIALAQPTSSPAAVDPISAQYEAGIALERAGKWPEAIRHYEAACRQYPDQQAFKDRLTISRMHFDVRRRYQDTSFLRSVDTMSSPQVLDMYDEILKNLERNYVDAPAWTEVMRHGTASLEVALIEPSFVERHLANVPADKIEAFRQSVRFYVQDRPQGTRFDLRANASFVAGVAKQHLGLSPTATVWEYVCGAVATLDTYSRFLTGNQLDETFANIEGNFVGLGVELKAESDRLRIVSVIGGGPAEQAGLKAGDAIVAVEDNWTNKVTPDYAADLLRGSEGSYVNVVVESLGQPQRSMKVQRRRVEVPSVENVHIQDRTDGIGYLRLTSFQKTTLRDIDQALWQLHREGMQTLILDLRGNPGGLLTAGVDLADRFLSDGRIVQTRGRNSNENFDYVAHRSGTWSVPLVVLVDEDSASASEIFAAAIFDHGRGTIIGKRTYGKGTVQGIFRMKSAHAGLCLTTAKFYSPNGRPISGSGVTPHIPVEEQAVAMRPVVNQAGAPQQPAKTDMVLETAVEFVRGNARVSLRPQP, from the coding sequence ATGTTACGAGAACACACGGGCTGGCGACCCTCCCTCGCTCTACTGGCTTGCTTGATGGCTGGTCCATCGATTGCATTGGCGCAGCCGACGTCGAGTCCGGCTGCTGTCGATCCGATTTCGGCTCAATATGAAGCAGGCATCGCGTTGGAACGCGCAGGCAAATGGCCTGAAGCGATCCGGCACTACGAAGCGGCATGCCGACAGTATCCCGACCAACAAGCATTTAAAGATCGTTTGACGATCAGCCGGATGCACTTTGACGTGCGTCGGCGCTACCAAGACACCAGCTTCTTGCGTTCGGTCGACACGATGAGCTCGCCGCAGGTGTTGGACATGTACGACGAGATCCTCAAGAATCTCGAACGTAATTATGTCGACGCTCCGGCCTGGACCGAAGTCATGCGTCACGGGACCGCTTCACTGGAAGTCGCCTTGATCGAACCGTCGTTCGTTGAGCGGCATCTGGCGAATGTTCCCGCCGACAAGATCGAAGCCTTCCGCCAATCGGTCCGGTTTTACGTTCAAGATCGCCCTCAAGGGACCCGATTCGATTTGCGAGCGAACGCCTCGTTTGTCGCCGGCGTTGCCAAGCAGCATCTAGGCCTGTCGCCGACCGCCACCGTCTGGGAATACGTTTGCGGTGCCGTCGCCACGCTCGACACCTACTCGCGGTTCTTGACCGGCAACCAACTGGACGAAACCTTCGCGAACATCGAAGGCAACTTTGTCGGTTTGGGTGTGGAGTTGAAGGCTGAAAGCGATCGCTTGCGAATCGTCAGCGTGATCGGGGGCGGTCCGGCCGAACAAGCGGGCCTGAAAGCGGGCGACGCGATCGTGGCCGTCGAAGACAACTGGACCAACAAGGTCACCCCAGATTACGCCGCCGATTTGTTGCGTGGCAGCGAAGGCAGCTATGTCAATGTGGTCGTCGAAAGTTTGGGCCAACCCCAACGCTCCATGAAAGTCCAACGCCGTCGCGTGGAAGTTCCCAGTGTGGAGAATGTCCACATCCAAGACAGGACGGACGGCATCGGATACCTGCGTTTGACAAGCTTCCAAAAGACGACGCTTCGCGACATCGATCAAGCCTTGTGGCAACTGCATCGTGAAGGGATGCAGACGCTGATCTTGGATCTGCGTGGCAATCCGGGCGGACTGTTGACCGCCGGCGTCGACCTGGCCGATCGCTTCCTCAGCGATGGTCGGATCGTGCAAACGCGTGGCCGCAACAGCAACGAAAACTTCGATTACGTCGCCCACCGATCGGGCACCTGGAGTGTGCCGTTGGTGGTTTTGGTCGACGAAGATAGTGCGAGTGCCAGCGAGATCTTTGCGGCGGCGATCTTCGATCACGGCCGTGGCACGATCATCGGCAAGCGAACGTATGGCAAGGGAACCGTGCAGGGGATCTTCCGAATGAAGAGTGCTCACGCCGGACTGTGCCTGACCACCGCCAAGTTCTATTCGCCCAACGGTCGGCCGATCAGCGGAAGTGGCGTAACGCCTCACATCCCTGTCGAAGAACAAGCGGTGGCAATGCGTCCGGTGGTCAACCAAGCCGGCGCCCCACAGCAACCTGCCAAGACCGATATGGTTTTGGAAACCGCGGTTGAATTCGTCCGCGGCAACGCCCGCGTTAGCCTGCGACCTCAGCCGTAG
- a CDS encoding WD40 repeat domain-containing protein encodes MLYRFALVLLTLVMACTELSICRAIETIPNNLSIRLQPVAGRDYPPVITALAISPDGELLAAAGDDHAVRLLSGKDFSEQRIIGQHSDWVRSLDFAPDGSMLLSAGNDGRIQVWQRSRKWENPTDIAGGPALACVRFNDSGKRIAAVGFDSEIFLMQSNPIPKSKLSCDCRDLRTALFTEVNDILAVGGRSGELHFIHPDTGENLGAVSLHLGRLRDSTLVRGANMIVSVGEDGRCAIVDTVQMKMLREVTIPGCKLLSVAAIDSQHVAVGGSDNLIRVLNVNTGEITKKLTGHQGTVAVLKANVEHLISGSYDTSIRFWRLSQIQQHETVAGIPGVEAADTISTQATER; translated from the coding sequence GTGTTATATCGCTTTGCTTTGGTTCTGCTGACGCTAGTAATGGCGTGCACTGAACTGTCGATCTGCCGTGCGATCGAGACCATCCCAAACAACCTATCGATCCGGCTGCAACCGGTTGCCGGCCGCGATTACCCACCGGTGATCACCGCCCTGGCGATCAGCCCCGATGGTGAATTACTGGCTGCCGCGGGAGACGACCATGCGGTCCGTCTGCTGTCGGGCAAAGACTTCTCTGAACAACGCATCATTGGCCAACACAGCGATTGGGTCCGCTCGCTCGACTTTGCCCCCGACGGCTCGATGTTGCTGTCGGCTGGCAACGATGGCCGGATCCAAGTTTGGCAACGAAGCCGCAAATGGGAAAACCCGACCGATATCGCCGGTGGCCCGGCGCTGGCCTGCGTCCGCTTCAATGACAGCGGCAAACGAATCGCGGCGGTCGGCTTCGACTCAGAAATTTTTCTGATGCAATCCAATCCGATCCCAAAATCCAAGCTGAGCTGCGATTGCCGCGATCTACGCACGGCGTTGTTCACCGAGGTGAACGACATCCTGGCCGTTGGCGGTCGCAGTGGTGAATTGCATTTCATCCATCCGGACACCGGAGAGAATTTGGGTGCCGTCTCGCTGCACCTGGGCCGCTTGCGTGACAGCACCTTGGTCCGTGGCGCCAACATGATCGTGTCGGTCGGCGAAGATGGCCGTTGTGCGATCGTCGACACAGTGCAAATGAAGATGCTTCGCGAAGTCACGATCCCCGGTTGCAAGCTGTTGTCAGTCGCTGCGATCGATTCGCAGCATGTGGCTGTCGGCGGCTCGGACAACCTGATTCGCGTTCTGAACGTCAACACGGGCGAAATCACCAAGAAGCTGACCGGTCATCAAGGCACGGTCGCCGTGCTCAAGGCAAACGTCGAGCACTTGATTTCGGGCAGCTACGACACGTCGATCCGATTCTGGCGACTGTCACAGATCCAACAACACGAAACGGTCGCTGGTATTCCGGGCGTGGAAGCGGCAGACACAATTTCGACACAGGCAACGGAGCGATAA